cttataataaaaaggaGGGAGTAATACATCAATTTATATTtccataaaataataattatatttttttaattcatataaaatataaaaaaacatttaaaattattttaaaatatattccaattcaaataaaattttcttcaatagtgacatttatttataaaaaaaataaaataatgacatTTATTTCACGGTCAAGTGACTTAAATCTCAGAAGAATTTTGCCAACACATCACATAAAAGTACATATACGTTCTCTCTCAGAATCGCGTTGTGTCAGTGACAGAGTGAGTGAGAAACAGAGTTCACAACTTCACTTTCACCACCGCATCTCTCAACAACAAACAATACCCATTTCACTCCCTTCACTTCACCACATTTctcaaaaccctaaccctaaaaccCCTTCTCAAATGGACTTCAACCACCACCTCTCAGACCTTTCCACTTCCACACAAGCCCTTCCCTCCGACGACGACTTCCGCTTCCACTACAACTCCTCCGAATTCCGACACCTCATTGAAGAAATCGCCAGAAAATCCCAATCAATGCTAAACCAAATCGGTTCCTCCGAGAATATCTGGGGTCTAGGCTCCTCTTTCCCCGCCGACATCGATGATGCTTACGAATGGATTGTTAATGCAAACGACGACGCTTTGGAGCTTGTTGACGAGATTGTGGATGAGTTTCATAGGGTTCTGAAGGAGCAGGATATGGAGGAAGGGGAAGACGGGTTTTTCAAGATGAAGAAGGGGACGAAATGGCTTGGTTTTTTGGGTGGTGAAGCAAATGGAAAGAAACCGAAAGTGTCGTTTCATGTACACACTCTTAGGAAGCCTCAGTATCATTATAACCTTGCGGTTGATAACTCTAATCAACCTTTTGAACATGTTTGGTTGGAAAAGAGTGAAGATGGTCAAAGGTTTATACATCCGCTGGTTGGTTCATGTGACAAAAGCTTTAAATTTGTATACCATGATGTTGATGctgatttataatttattattattaattctaCTATTGTTTCTTATTTTATCGTGCAATATTGATTTATTGTTTCAGGAAAAACTCTCtgtttttgattttgttgatgaagatgatattGAGAGTCTTGTACCAGTAATGCCTCCTCCACTGGAATGCACACCTTTCAAGCTTGTGGAGGATGTCAAAGGATTAATGGAGTTGGCTGATAAGCTGAGCTCTGTTAATGAATTTGCGGTATAACATAAATGCTATccactaattttcaaaataaCTTTTTATTCTTTATTAAGCTGTTAATTCCATTTGAAAGGTGTCCATATCTATATTCTGCAAATCTTAAGCTCTAGTCTTGCAAGCTGCTTATTGGCATGCTCATAAATGAAAGCAAAATGTTATTTTACctttcttctgatgtctttcttGTTGTAGATGATTTATTGAAGTTAATATGGTGATATACTCATCTTGTATcttatatatgtttggttcatttTTCTGTTTGAATTTATGTTTCTCTTGCTGTGATCATAATCTAAGTTGATTAAGCTTTTTTCTGCTGATTCCGAGTTTGTTCTTTGTAAAAAATTGTGATCTTGTTTTGTACTGTGGAAATTTTTACTCTTTACTCTTTTATAGTCCCCTTGTGTACATATTGCTTTTGATGTGTTTATTGAATATTGGATTTATATTCTATATTCTCCCATCCCTTTCGTTAACATATTTTTGACATAAATATCTTGACTTTGAAAATTAGGTGGATTTGGAACATAATCAATATCGGTCTTTTCAAGGTTTGACTTGTTTGATGCAAATATCAAGCCGAACTGAAGATTTTATTGTGGATACTCTGAAGCTCCGGGATCACGTTGGAACTCATCTGAGGGAGTTTTTCATGGACCCTACCAAGAAAAAGGTTAGATTCCCACGATTGATGTTTCTTTTATTCAATAGAATTGGTTATTTCTTTTGACTGATTCATGATTAGTTAGGTATTGCATGGAGCAGATAGAGACATTGTGTGGCTGCAACGGGATTTTGGCATTTATGTCTGTAATATGTTTGACACTGGCCAGGTTTGTGTTTTGAAAACTCAGGATGtcaattttgaaattattacCCTTGGACGGTTTCTTAAACAATTTCAAGAAATAAATGGCTTAAGGAAATAATTCTTGAGCATTGCACTTTAATGTTGGATCGCATGGATGATTTTGACTTCCTTAGGGGAATTAGATATGATTCTTTTTCCGCAGCTTGAAGAAAATGCTGGAAACTAGCTCCATCACAAGATTTATGTCAATTTTGCTT
The Vicia villosa cultivar HV-30 ecotype Madison, WI linkage group LG6, Vvil1.0, whole genome shotgun sequence genome window above contains:
- the LOC131609947 gene encoding protein RRP6-like 2 translates to MDFNHHLSDLSTSTQALPSDDDFRFHYNSSEFRHLIEEIARKSQSMLNQIGSSENIWGLGSSFPADIDDAYEWIVNANDDALELVDEIVDEFHRVLKEQDMEEGEDGFFKMKKGTKWLGFLGGEANGKKPKVSFHVHTLRKPQYHYNLAVDNSNQPFEHVWLEKSEDGQRFIHPLEKLSVFDFVDEDDIESLVPVMPPPLECTPFKLVEDVKGLMELADKLSSVNEFAVDLEHNQYRSFQGLTCLMQISSRTEDFIVDTLKLRDHVGTHLREFFMDPTKKKVLHGADRDIVWLQRDFGIYVCNMFDTGQASRVLKLERYSLQHLLQLYCGVTANKEYQNADWRARPLPDVMIKYGREDTHYLLYIYDVMRIKLFELSKESESSDPLLEVYERSYNVCMKLYEKEPLTEDSYLNLKGLRGAGFNGQQLAVVSGLFEWRDVLARSEDESTGFILPNKVILEIAKQMPVTTSNLRRLVAERSRLPYVERNHDIIINIVRHSMQKAAAFEEAALRLKEEHAAFEEAALRLKEENAASENGANVQLQIMPTGAYGATPPGHPVSEGNGFPDKKGKKKIKVEQIVASETSDPKKPLSATVSTSTLDANIILDLDSDSDDILQE